The Lentzea guizhouensis genome contains a region encoding:
- a CDS encoding leucyl aminopeptidase, with protein sequence MPTKLVEVEVAEAPRRGVPAVVLTSTGPALGPGGEGIATADLTGKAGETVRHRSADAWTLGVGTGTSSDYRTAGAALVRALSGDDAPKTADVLLTVDFDAEKVRAFVLGAALGGYRFKVTGEEAPPRVGSLRLVTPDEGFEEVLTSAALKAHALATATSLARDLANTPSNVKDPRWLATTAARLAEKVPGLSAVVRDEKWLAQQGFGGVLAVGGGSARPPRLVELTYDGGAGPHLVFIGKGITFDTGGISVKPADGMHLMRTDMAGGGAVVSALMAVARRGLPIRVTGLVPCAENHISGSAYRPGDVVRHYGGATTEVQNTDAEGRMVLADAMAYAVRNLKPDLVVDVATLTGAMKVSLGLRTGAVFTASPDLARSVVGAGARVGEKWWRMPLLEEHVEAVDSEIADYRQCPPGPGGITAALFLQKFAGDVPWAHLDIAGPARSEKVYEEVVAGATGFGARTLVELAEDFSR encoded by the coding sequence GTGCCAACCAAGCTCGTCGAGGTCGAGGTGGCAGAAGCGCCGCGGCGCGGCGTGCCGGCCGTCGTGCTCACGAGCACCGGACCGGCGCTCGGGCCGGGTGGCGAGGGCATCGCCACCGCTGACCTGACGGGCAAGGCCGGCGAGACGGTCCGGCACCGCTCCGCCGACGCCTGGACGCTCGGTGTCGGCACCGGGACGTCCAGCGACTACCGCACGGCCGGTGCGGCGCTCGTGCGCGCGTTGAGCGGTGACGACGCGCCGAAGACCGCGGACGTGCTGCTGACCGTCGACTTCGACGCCGAGAAGGTGCGGGCGTTCGTGCTCGGCGCCGCGCTCGGCGGCTACCGGTTCAAGGTCACCGGCGAGGAGGCGCCCCCGCGGGTCGGCTCGCTGCGGCTGGTGACGCCCGACGAGGGCTTCGAAGAGGTGCTGACCTCGGCGGCGTTGAAGGCGCACGCGCTCGCGACGGCGACCTCGCTGGCCCGTGACCTCGCGAACACGCCCTCCAACGTGAAGGACCCGCGCTGGCTCGCCACGACGGCCGCCAGGCTCGCGGAGAAGGTGCCCGGCCTGTCCGCCGTGGTGCGCGACGAGAAGTGGCTGGCGCAGCAGGGCTTCGGCGGCGTGCTCGCCGTCGGCGGCGGATCGGCGCGCCCGCCGCGGTTGGTGGAGCTGACCTACGACGGCGGCGCGGGCCCGCACCTGGTGTTCATCGGCAAGGGCATCACGTTCGACACCGGCGGCATCTCGGTGAAGCCGGCCGACGGCATGCACCTCATGCGCACCGACATGGCCGGCGGCGGCGCGGTGGTCTCCGCGCTGATGGCCGTGGCGCGGCGCGGCCTGCCGATCAGGGTCACCGGCCTCGTGCCGTGTGCCGAGAACCACATCTCCGGCTCGGCCTACCGGCCCGGCGACGTCGTGCGGCACTACGGCGGCGCGACCACCGAGGTGCAGAACACCGACGCCGAGGGCCGCATGGTGCTGGCCGACGCGATGGCGTACGCCGTGCGGAACCTCAAGCCGGACCTGGTCGTGGACGTGGCGACGCTGACCGGCGCGATGAAGGTGTCGCTCGGCCTGCGCACGGGTGCGGTGTTCACGGCCTCGCCGGACCTGGCGCGGTCGGTCGTCGGCGCGGGCGCGCGGGTCGGTGAGAAGTGGTGGCGGATGCCGCTGCTGGAGGAGCACGTCGAGGCCGTCGACAGCGAGATCGCGGACTACCGGCAGTGCCCGCCCGGCCCCGGCGGCATCACCGCGGCGCTGTTCCTGCAGAAGTTCGCCGGCGACGTGCCGTGGGCGCACCTCGACATCGCGGGCCCGGCCCGGTCGGAGAAGGTCTACGAGGAGGTCGTCGCCGGAGCCACCGGTTTCGGCGCGCGGACGCTCGTGGAGCTTGCTGAAGATTTTTCGCGTTAG
- a CDS encoding DUF3117 domain-containing protein, whose amino-acid sequence MAAMKPRTGDGPLEVTKEGRGIVMRVPLEGGGRLVVEMSADEASALGDALKAAAG is encoded by the coding sequence ATGGCGGCCATGAAGCCCCGGACCGGCGACGGTCCCCTCGAGGTCACCAAGGAGGGACGCGGCATCGTCATGCGCGTGCCGCTCGAGGGTGGTGGGCGCCTCGTCGTCGAGATGTCGGCGGACGAGGCCAGCGCCTTGGGCGACGCGCTGAAGGCCGCCGCCGGCTGA
- a CDS encoding PaaX family transcriptional regulator C-terminal domain-containing protein, whose amino-acid sequence MRARSALFDVYGGHLRDRGGAATIAALVRLLEPLGFAAPAVRTAVSRTVRQGWLHPVRLPDGPGYAMTPRGERRLDEAAARIYRTRPSTWDGRWHVVVLEEMPGRDSRDHLASELQLLGYGALGPVTWIAPRPSPELTDVLAAEEISARTFHGSHDGEDAELAAKAWDLAELGRDYAAFVAHWQPIVSVVDESDDAAAFAASQQLLHAWRKFLFRDPGLPAELLPEDWPGQAAASFFDEQTLRLAPGTSRFVDECLRPVRNVSTA is encoded by the coding sequence GTGCGAGCCCGTTCCGCGCTCTTCGACGTCTACGGCGGCCACCTGCGCGATCGCGGGGGCGCCGCCACCATCGCCGCCCTCGTCCGGTTGCTGGAACCGCTGGGGTTCGCCGCGCCCGCCGTCCGCACGGCCGTGTCGCGCACGGTCCGGCAGGGCTGGCTGCACCCCGTGCGGCTGCCTGACGGGCCCGGATACGCGATGACACCTCGCGGGGAACGGCGCCTCGACGAGGCCGCTGCCCGCATCTACCGCACTCGGCCGTCCACCTGGGACGGTCGCTGGCACGTGGTGGTCCTGGAGGAGATGCCGGGCCGCGACTCGCGCGACCACCTGGCCTCGGAGCTGCAGCTGCTCGGCTACGGCGCGCTGGGTCCAGTGACGTGGATCGCACCCCGGCCCTCGCCGGAGCTGACCGACGTGCTGGCCGCCGAGGAGATCTCCGCACGAACTTTTCACGGTTCACACGACGGTGAGGACGCCGAGCTCGCCGCGAAGGCCTGGGACCTGGCCGAGCTGGGCCGCGACTACGCCGCGTTCGTGGCGCACTGGCAGCCGATCGTGTCCGTTGTGGACGAATCGGACGACGCGGCCGCCTTCGCCGCCTCCCAGCAGCTGCTGCACGCGTGGCGGAAGTTCCTGTTCCGCGATCCCGGTCTTCCTGCTGAACTGTTGCCGGAGGACTGGCCGGGCCAGGCGGCAGCGTCGTTCTTCGACGAACAGACGCTGCGGCTGGCACCGGGCACGAGCCGCTTCGTCGACGAGTGCCTGCGGCCGGTCCGCAACGTTTCCACTGCTTGA
- a CDS encoding enoyl-CoA hydratase-related protein, translating into MEVRVSELLVDDAGGVRTFTFNRPESFNAFTVGLKVAFLEALKETAADPSVRAVVITGAGRAFCAGQDLKEHIGLLQAGDPAPLNTVELHYNPIVRELIGMPKPVIAAVNGSAAGAGASFAYAADLRIAGESAKFLMAFANVGLTADSGASWTLPRLIGHGRAMEMMLLAQPVGAEEALRIGMVNQVVPDADLLPTAHALAARLAAGPTTAYAKIKEALASAADGTLEDALEAERRTQADCGATEDHREAVDAFVTKRAPKFTGR; encoded by the coding sequence ATGGAGGTCCGAGTGTCCGAGCTCCTCGTCGACGACGCTGGTGGAGTGCGCACGTTCACGTTCAACCGGCCGGAGTCGTTCAACGCCTTCACCGTGGGGTTGAAGGTGGCGTTCCTGGAGGCGTTGAAGGAGACGGCGGCCGATCCTTCCGTGCGCGCGGTGGTGATCACGGGCGCCGGCCGGGCGTTCTGCGCGGGCCAGGACCTCAAGGAGCACATCGGGTTGCTGCAGGCCGGTGATCCCGCGCCGCTGAACACGGTGGAGCTGCACTACAACCCGATCGTGCGCGAGCTGATCGGCATGCCGAAGCCGGTGATCGCCGCGGTCAACGGCAGCGCGGCGGGCGCGGGCGCGTCGTTCGCCTACGCGGCGGACCTGCGGATCGCGGGCGAGTCGGCGAAGTTCCTGATGGCGTTCGCGAACGTCGGCCTGACCGCGGACTCGGGTGCGTCGTGGACGTTGCCGCGGCTGATCGGGCACGGCCGCGCGATGGAGATGATGCTGCTGGCCCAGCCGGTCGGCGCCGAGGAGGCGCTGCGGATCGGCATGGTCAACCAGGTCGTGCCGGACGCCGACCTGCTGCCCACCGCGCACGCGCTCGCCGCCCGGCTGGCCGCCGGTCCGACGACGGCCTACGCGAAGATCAAGGAAGCGCTCGCGTCGGCTGCCGACGGGACGCTGGAGGACGCGCTGGAGGCCGAACGGCGCACGCAGGCCGACTGCGGCGCGACCGAGGACCACCGCGAGGCCGTGGACGCGTTCGTGACCAAGCGCGCCCCGAAGTTCACCGGCCGCTGA
- a CDS encoding DNA-3-methyladenine glycosylase I produces the protein MSERERCPWGNSTPDYVAYHDTEWGVELHGTSALFERMSLEAFQSGLSWITILRKRPAFRAAFADFDPLLVAGFGPADVERLMADAGIVRNRLKIDAAIHNARVITEQDVDLDALLWSFAPEHHVRPATIGDVPAITDESKAMAKELKRRGFKFLGPTTCYALMQATGMVDDHIATCFRASS, from the coding sequence ATGAGCGAGCGTGAGCGCTGCCCGTGGGGCAACTCCACACCGGACTACGTCGCCTACCACGACACTGAGTGGGGCGTGGAGCTGCACGGCACGAGCGCGCTCTTCGAACGCATGTCGCTGGAGGCGTTCCAGTCCGGGCTGTCGTGGATCACGATCCTGCGCAAACGGCCGGCGTTCCGCGCCGCGTTCGCCGACTTCGACCCGTTGCTGGTCGCCGGGTTCGGACCGGCCGACGTCGAACGGCTGATGGCCGACGCGGGCATCGTCCGCAACCGGCTCAAGATCGACGCGGCCATCCACAACGCCCGCGTGATCACCGAGCAGGACGTCGACCTCGACGCGCTGCTGTGGTCGTTCGCGCCGGAGCACCACGTCCGCCCGGCGACGATCGGCGACGTGCCCGCGATCACGGACGAGTCCAAGGCGATGGCCAAGGAGCTCAAGCGCCGCGGGTTCAAGTTCCTCGGCCCCACCACGTGCTACGCGCTCATGCAGGCGACCGGCATGGTCGACGACCACATCGCCACCTGCTTCCGCGCCTCGTCTTGA
- a CDS encoding DivIVA domain-containing protein: MTNALIYLIVMVAVAAVVFLLAALVFGRGEELAPLPPGASPTRLPADDITAEDVRGLKFQQVFRGYKMSEVDWALQRLGTEIETLKARVQELESHERA; this comes from the coding sequence GTGACCAACGCCCTGATCTACCTGATCGTGATGGTGGCCGTCGCGGCAGTGGTGTTCCTGCTCGCGGCGTTGGTGTTCGGCCGCGGCGAGGAGCTCGCCCCGTTGCCGCCCGGTGCCTCGCCGACGCGGTTGCCGGCGGACGACATCACCGCGGAGGACGTCCGCGGGCTGAAGTTCCAGCAGGTGTTCCGCGGCTACAAGATGAGCGAGGTCGACTGGGCGCTGCAGCGGCTCGGCACCGAGATCGAGACGCTCAAGGCGCGCGTGCAGGAGCTGGAAAGCCATGAGCGAGCGTGA
- a CDS encoding permease prefix domain 1-containing protein: MGADVIERYVTDLGSRLQGSRKQVRDLLTETKDSLTDATDAYLDRGLDEHEAQRRAVQEFGPVREIANEYQAELAVAYGTRTLIWVAIVLPLMHMAWEYGRMLLIGPWQDFGAMPPQWYLFIAKANDLASGIASGIALAALVLGRVLARGYDTKLLAKASAGVAIGAVAMVLLGNLAIIAATAHLDVGRLLQSLPMSVASLITWAVIVRLGLLARRCLSCATIVA, encoded by the coding sequence GTGGGCGCAGATGTGATCGAGCGGTACGTGACCGATCTCGGGTCGCGGTTGCAGGGCTCGCGGAAGCAGGTCCGCGACCTCCTCACCGAGACCAAGGACAGTCTCACCGACGCCACCGACGCCTACCTCGACCGCGGGCTCGACGAGCACGAAGCGCAGCGGAGGGCCGTCCAGGAGTTCGGGCCGGTCAGGGAGATCGCGAACGAGTACCAGGCCGAGCTCGCCGTCGCCTACGGCACGAGGACGCTCATCTGGGTGGCGATCGTGCTCCCGCTCATGCACATGGCGTGGGAGTACGGGCGGATGCTGCTCATCGGGCCGTGGCAGGACTTCGGCGCGATGCCGCCGCAGTGGTACCTCTTCATCGCCAAGGCCAACGACCTGGCGAGCGGCATCGCGTCCGGCATCGCACTCGCGGCTCTCGTCCTGGGCCGCGTGCTCGCCCGCGGGTACGACACGAAGCTGCTGGCCAAGGCCTCCGCCGGCGTCGCGATCGGGGCCGTCGCCATGGTGCTGCTGGGCAACCTCGCCATCATCGCGGCCACCGCGCACCTCGACGTCGGCAGGTTGCTGCAGTCGTTGCCGATGAGCGTCGCCAGCCTGATCACGTGGGCGGTGATCGTCCGGCTCGGTCTGCTCGCTCGTCGCTGTCTGAGCTGTGCCACGATCGTCGCGTGA
- a CDS encoding PadR family transcriptional regulator, producing MKPDALRGHLDALLLATLDGRQLHGYAIIEALQQLSGGALDLPTGTVYPALRRLERAGHVTSDWSTVGGRKRRTYKLTSAGQRALNAERSAWREFTTVIDGVLGGGGKWAQM from the coding sequence ATGAAGCCCGATGCGCTGCGTGGCCACCTGGACGCGTTGCTGCTCGCGACGCTCGACGGTCGGCAACTGCACGGCTACGCGATCATCGAGGCGTTGCAGCAGCTCAGCGGCGGTGCGCTGGACCTGCCCACCGGCACGGTCTACCCCGCGCTGCGCAGGCTGGAGCGCGCGGGCCACGTCACGAGCGACTGGAGCACGGTCGGCGGCCGCAAACGCCGCACCTACAAGCTCACGTCGGCGGGCCAGCGGGCGCTGAACGCCGAGCGCAGCGCGTGGCGCGAGTTCACGACGGTCATCGACGGCGTGCTGGGGGGTGGTGGCAAGTGGGCGCAGATGTGA
- a CDS encoding cytochrome ubiquinol oxidase subunit I, which produces MSAADLARLQFALTTSFHFLFVLLTLGLVTLLVVMQLRWTITRNPVHERMTRFWGRIYVINYALGIVTGIVMEFQFGLNWSGLATYAGDVFGAPLAIETLVAFFLESTFLGLWIFGYGRLNRWVHLSLLVLTALTAFASAFWIMAANAFLQNPVGYRVEGDVLRLDDFSALLSNPTFTSALMHVIFASITVGGVFVTGVSAYHFIKRTQETDFFRRSLRLGVVTTALATPSLIGAGFAQFPVIAKYQPGKSDAAQWIGAPLGFMIIIGMTLTMVSWLTVPLLIKDAVIKLRFPLYLMVIGIPLPFAAAIFGWVFREVGRQPWLIYGLLRTEDAVSHVDASQILLSLIVFTSLFALLAVADWALIARAVRRGPDTTPAPVSPLVVTL; this is translated from the coding sequence ATGAGCGCAGCAGACCTCGCCCGCCTCCAGTTCGCCCTGACGACGTCGTTCCACTTCCTGTTCGTGCTGCTCACGCTCGGCCTGGTGACCCTGCTGGTGGTCATGCAGCTCCGCTGGACGATCACGAGGAACCCGGTGCACGAGCGGATGACGCGCTTCTGGGGGCGCATCTACGTCATCAACTACGCGCTGGGGATCGTCACCGGCATCGTCATGGAGTTCCAGTTCGGGCTGAACTGGTCGGGGCTCGCGACCTACGCCGGCGACGTGTTCGGGGCGCCGCTCGCCATCGAGACGCTGGTCGCGTTCTTCCTGGAGTCGACGTTCCTGGGGCTGTGGATCTTCGGGTACGGCCGGCTCAACCGGTGGGTGCACCTGAGCCTGCTGGTGCTGACGGCGCTCACGGCGTTCGCGTCGGCGTTCTGGATCATGGCGGCGAACGCGTTCCTGCAGAACCCCGTCGGCTACCGGGTCGAGGGTGACGTGTTGCGGCTGGACGACTTCTCGGCGTTGCTGAGCAACCCGACGTTCACGAGCGCGCTGATGCACGTCATCTTCGCGTCGATCACCGTCGGCGGGGTGTTCGTGACCGGGGTGTCGGCCTACCACTTCATCAAGCGCACGCAGGAAACCGACTTCTTCCGGCGGTCGCTCAGGCTGGGTGTCGTCACGACAGCGCTGGCCACGCCGTCGCTCATCGGGGCCGGGTTCGCGCAGTTCCCGGTGATCGCGAAGTACCAGCCGGGCAAGAGCGACGCGGCGCAGTGGATCGGGGCGCCGCTCGGGTTCATGATCATAATTGGGATGACGCTGACGATGGTCAGCTGGCTGACAGTGCCGCTGCTGATCAAGGATGCCGTGATCAAGCTCCGGTTTCCGTTGTACCTCATGGTGATCGGCATTCCACTGCCGTTCGCGGCCGCGATCTTCGGCTGGGTCTTCCGCGAGGTCGGCAGGCAGCCGTGGCTGATCTACGGGCTGCTCAGGACCGAGGACGCGGTGTCGCATGTGGACGCGAGCCAGATCTTGTTGTCGCTCATCGTGTTCACGTCGTTGTTCGCACTGCTGGCTGTCGCCGACTGGGCGTTGATCGCACGCGCGGTCCGCCGTGGCCCGGACACGACGCCGGCTCCGGTTTCGCCGTTGGTGGTGACGCTCTGA
- a CDS encoding cytochrome d ubiquinol oxidase subunit II, which produces MEMLWLTILGVLTVGYFALAGFDYGTGLLLPFSDRTKALRRMTPFFLGNEVWLVAAIGVLFAAFPRLEGELLSGAHSVFTLTLAGLVLFMAAVQLRLWWWLVFTGALMVSTGWGLFLVHLLDAPVPVALVMPALFAVHGWVFQHRKKLLPVTGVLVALPIPLAFSRIDTTGLMAHADTLGLLAWVAVPVIPLVVLVQWSIVAISSR; this is translated from the coding sequence ATGGAAATGCTCTGGCTGACGATTCTCGGTGTGCTGACGGTGGGTTACTTCGCGTTGGCCGGGTTCGACTACGGCACGGGACTCCTGCTTCCGTTCAGCGACAGGACCAAGGCGTTGCGGCGCATGACGCCGTTCTTCCTCGGCAACGAGGTGTGGCTGGTGGCGGCGATCGGGGTGCTGTTCGCGGCGTTCCCCCGACTCGAAGGCGAGCTGTTGTCCGGAGCGCACAGCGTCTTCACGCTCACGCTCGCCGGGCTCGTCCTCTTCATGGCCGCGGTGCAGCTGCGGTTGTGGTGGTGGCTGGTGTTCACCGGCGCGCTCATGGTGTCCACCGGCTGGGGGCTGTTCCTGGTGCACCTGCTCGACGCGCCGGTGCCGGTCGCCCTGGTCATGCCCGCGCTGTTCGCGGTGCACGGATGGGTTTTCCAGCACCGGAAGAAGCTCCTCCCGGTGACCGGAGTGCTCGTCGCGCTGCCGATCCCGCTCGCCTTCAGCCGGATCGACACGACCGGGCTGATGGCGCACGCCGACACGCTCGGCCTGCTCGCGTGGGTCGCGGTCCCGGTCATCCCGTTGGTGGTGTTGGTGCAGTGGTCGATCGTCGCCATCTCCTCGCGCTGA
- a CDS encoding ABC transporter ATP-binding protein/permease produces the protein MVDRRHLLALIPVPFLVLAQAELLAAVLSGGTGYVLLCLTIAARVLVWWGHRELAHRAAERTRTRLREAFLRTPGTRAGEVATLVTRGVHDVTPYVTGYLPQQVLAVAVPIAVVIRLAFADLTAALTILVTLPLVPVFGALVGAHTRERTARQWDALATLGGHFLDVVKGIGTLRAFGRAEAQSATVRKLASQHMTETMSALRVAFLSAFVLELVATMSVALVAVPVGLRLLDGGVPLHTALLVLFLAPEAFLPLRAAGAQYHASAQGREVLSKVPAHTAHDGVAPPDLGTAEIVFDHVSVRSLKDFSLRIEPGERVALVGPSGAGKSTVLGLLLGFVTPDSGRVLVGGVDLAEIDRRKWLDALSWVPQRPTLVPPNLSSGERQRVALATALNRRQAGLFLLDEPTAHLDAETEALVLEAAREFTKGRTAVIVAHRPALLE, from the coding sequence GTGGTCGATCGTCGCCATCTCCTCGCGCTGATCCCGGTCCCGTTCCTGGTGCTGGCGCAGGCCGAGCTGCTCGCCGCGGTGCTGAGCGGTGGTACCGGGTACGTGCTGCTGTGCCTGACGATCGCGGCGCGGGTGCTCGTCTGGTGGGGGCACCGGGAGCTCGCTCACCGCGCTGCCGAACGGACCCGCACCAGACTGCGCGAAGCGTTCCTGCGCACCCCCGGGACCAGGGCCGGTGAGGTCGCGACGCTGGTCACGCGGGGCGTGCACGACGTCACGCCGTACGTGACCGGGTACCTGCCGCAGCAGGTCCTCGCGGTCGCGGTCCCGATCGCGGTGGTCATCAGGCTGGCGTTCGCGGACCTCACGGCCGCGCTGACGATCCTCGTCACGCTGCCGCTGGTCCCGGTCTTCGGGGCACTGGTCGGGGCGCACACCCGCGAGCGGACCGCACGGCAGTGGGACGCGCTGGCGACGCTCGGCGGGCACTTCCTCGACGTGGTCAAGGGAATCGGCACGCTGCGGGCGTTCGGACGGGCCGAGGCGCAGTCCGCGACGGTCCGCAAGCTCGCCTCGCAGCACATGACCGAGACGATGTCGGCGCTCCGAGTCGCGTTCCTGTCCGCGTTCGTGCTGGAGCTGGTGGCCACGATGTCGGTGGCGCTGGTCGCCGTGCCGGTCGGGCTGCGGCTGCTCGACGGAGGCGTGCCGCTGCACACCGCGTTGCTCGTGCTCTTCCTGGCACCAGAAGCTTTCTTGCCGTTGAGAGCAGCCGGTGCGCAGTACCACGCGAGCGCGCAGGGCCGCGAGGTGCTGAGCAAGGTCCCGGCGCACACCGCACACGACGGCGTGGCACCGCCCGACCTCGGCACGGCCGAGATCGTGTTCGACCACGTCAGCGTCCGCAGCCTCAAGGACTTCTCGCTGCGGATCGAACCGGGCGAACGGGTCGCGCTGGTCGGCCCGAGCGGCGCCGGCAAGAGCACGGTCCTGGGCCTGCTGCTGGGGTTCGTCACGCCCGACAGCGGCCGGGTGCTCGTCGGCGGCGTGGACCTCGCGGAGATCGACCGCCGGAAGTGGCTCGACGCGCTGTCCTGGGTGCCCCAACGCCCCACGCTCGTCCCGCCGAACCTCTCGTCCGGCGAACGGCAACGCGTCGCGCTCGCCACCGCGCTCAACCGGCGGCAAGCCGGACTGTTCCTGCTCGACGAACCCACCGCACACCTCGACGCGGAGACGGAGGCACTTGTGCTGGAAGCGGCCAGGGAGTTCACGAAGGGGCGCACCGCCGTGATCGTGGCGCACCGTCCGGCGCTGCTCGAATAG
- a CDS encoding amino acid ABC transporter ATP-binding/permease protein — translation MKLAILVGTLAELAGVGLTATATWLVMRAAEHPPMHALTVAIVAVRTLALAKGALRYLERLTSHRAVLSEAVELRGRVYDDLVERRHVPSGTALTRIVTNVDQHLDAKLRTTLPWVTAALAGTTVAVVAASLPLVIGLVINLALLPWLATRTREDLTPLRARLTDQTTELVHSREELIAHDLFEEKLQAATRTARALSRRERTRDLTPLAIAVQFGAALLMLAQHEPAWLIMAAVATFEITVPLAALTRPSPEPADEPQPAEISETPALQGKTAIVGPSGSGKTTLLNAIARRLEPSRGALADAHVFHTTVRTNVLLAKPDATREELDRAARITELDLDWDRVVGERGEEISGGQRQRLILTRTVLANPEIVLLDEPTEGLDPQQADRVLGKVLDDCRGTALVVTHREEQLALFDHVHHRRPVGHEHVGRVG, via the coding sequence GTGAAGCTCGCCATCCTCGTCGGCACCCTCGCCGAACTGGCCGGGGTCGGCCTCACCGCCACCGCCACCTGGCTGGTCATGCGCGCCGCCGAACACCCGCCGATGCACGCGCTGACCGTCGCGATCGTCGCCGTCCGCACGCTCGCGCTGGCCAAGGGAGCCCTGCGCTACCTCGAACGCCTGACGAGCCACAGAGCCGTGCTCAGCGAGGCCGTCGAGCTGCGCGGCCGGGTCTACGACGACCTCGTCGAACGCAGGCACGTCCCGTCCGGCACCGCGCTCACCCGCATCGTCACCAACGTCGACCAGCACCTCGACGCCAAGCTCCGCACCACGCTGCCGTGGGTCACCGCCGCCCTCGCCGGCACGACCGTGGCCGTCGTCGCGGCCTCGTTGCCGCTGGTGATCGGCCTGGTGATCAACCTCGCCCTGCTCCCCTGGCTCGCCACCCGCACCCGCGAGGACCTGACCCCGTTGCGCGCCAGGCTCACCGACCAGACCACCGAACTGGTCCACAGCCGTGAGGAGCTCATCGCCCACGACCTGTTCGAGGAGAAGCTCCAAGCAGCGACCAGAACCGCGAGAGCGTTGTCCCGCAGGGAACGCACCCGCGACCTCACCCCGCTCGCCATCGCCGTCCAGTTCGGCGCGGCCCTGCTCATGCTCGCCCAGCACGAGCCCGCCTGGCTGATCATGGCCGCCGTCGCGACCTTCGAGATCACCGTCCCGCTCGCCGCACTCACGAGGCCGTCCCCGGAACCGGCCGACGAACCACAGCCCGCCGAGATCAGCGAAACCCCGGCGCTGCAGGGGAAGACGGCCATCGTCGGCCCGAGCGGCTCCGGCAAGACCACGCTGCTCAACGCCATCGCCCGCCGGCTCGAACCCAGCCGGGGCGCGCTGGCCGACGCCCACGTCTTCCACACCACGGTCCGCACCAACGTCCTGCTGGCCAAACCCGATGCGACCCGGGAAGAACTCGACCGGGCCGCGCGGATCACCGAGCTCGACCTCGACTGGGACCGGGTCGTCGGCGAACGCGGTGAGGAGATCTCAGGCGGTCAGCGCCAACGCCTGATCCTCACCAGAACGGTGCTCGCGAACCCGGAGATCGTGTTGCTCGACGAGCCGACCGAAGGCCTTGACCCGCAGCAGGCGGACCGGGTGCTCGGGAAGGTCCTCGACGACTGCCGGGGCACCGCGCTCGTCGTCACCCACCGCGAAGAGCAGCTAGCGCTCTTCGACCACGTGCACCATCGGCGGCCGGTCGGCCACGAGCACGTCGGCCGAGTCGGGTAA
- a CDS encoding glucosyl-3-phosphoglycerate synthase: MLPAVESWFGTHTWQQPEWTVEQLVALKRGRTVSVVLPALNEEETVGAVVAVVRPLLGTLVDELVVMDSGSTDRTVAVAAEAGARVVLREDVVPWLEPLPGKGEVLWRSLAATTGDLVVFLDSDLVDPETAFVTALLGPLLEVPDVHLVKGFYRRPLRVESTGGGRVTELVARPLLNTLRPELSGVVQPLGGEYAATRSFLESVPFAAGYGVEIGLLLDVHRMHGLAALAQVNLGVRKHRNRSLLQLGVMSAQITGTALARCGVEVEAGSRDRTLTQFVQVGGEWLPDSADVLVADRPPMVHVVEER, encoded by the coding sequence ATGCTGCCCGCTGTGGAGTCCTGGTTCGGCACGCACACCTGGCAGCAGCCGGAGTGGACGGTCGAGCAGCTGGTGGCGTTGAAGCGCGGGCGGACGGTGTCCGTCGTGCTGCCCGCGTTGAACGAGGAAGAGACCGTGGGTGCCGTCGTCGCCGTGGTGCGGCCGTTGCTCGGGACGCTGGTGGACGAGCTGGTGGTGATGGACTCCGGGTCGACCGACCGGACCGTCGCCGTGGCCGCCGAGGCCGGGGCGCGGGTGGTGCTGCGCGAGGACGTCGTGCCGTGGCTGGAACCGTTGCCCGGCAAGGGCGAGGTGCTGTGGCGCTCGCTCGCGGCGACCACCGGTGACCTGGTCGTCTTCCTGGACTCCGACCTGGTGGACCCGGAGACGGCGTTCGTGACGGCGTTGCTGGGGCCGTTGCTGGAGGTGCCGGACGTGCACCTGGTGAAGGGCTTCTACCGGCGGCCGTTGCGGGTGGAGAGCACCGGTGGCGGGCGGGTCACCGAGCTGGTGGCGCGGCCGTTGCTGAACACCTTGCGGCCGGAGCTGTCCGGGGTGGTCCAGCCGCTCGGCGGTGAGTACGCGGCGACGCGGTCCTTCCTGGAGTCAGTGCCGTTCGCGGCCGGGTACGGGGTGGAGATCGGGCTGTTGCTGGACGTGCACCGGATGCACGGGCTGGCGGCGCTGGCGCAGGTGAACCTGGGCGTGCGCAAGCACCGGAACCGGTCGTTGCTGCAGCTCGGCGTGATGTCGGCGCAGATCACGGGGACGGCGCTGGCCCGGTGCGGGGTCGAGGTGGAGGCGGGCTCCCGGGATCGGACGCTGACGCAGTTCGTGCAGGTCGGCGGGGAGTGGTTACCCGACTCGGCCGACGTGCTCGTGGCCGACCGGCCGCCGATGGTGCACGTGGTCGAAGAGCGCTAG